In a single window of the Acinetobacter sp. CS-2 genome:
- a CDS encoding IS1 family transposase, translated as MQITLEIKCPTCLSDNIKKNGIKVDGKQNYQCKDCKRQFIGDHALSYLGCNSGITRKILQLMVRGSGIRDIAEVERISIGKVLRTLTESAYQIQPKQSHYESLEVDEFWTFVGNKNNKQWLIYAYHRETGEIVAYVWGKRDLATVQRLKTKLKQLGIHYTRIASDHWDSFITAFKNCKQSIGKFFTVGIEGNNCKIRHRIRRGFRRSCNFSKKLENHFKAFDLTFFYINNGFI; from the coding sequence ATGCAAATAACTCTAGAAATCAAATGTCCAACCTGCCTCAGTGACAATATAAAGAAAAATGGCATCAAAGTAGATGGGAAACAGAACTACCAATGCAAAGACTGCAAACGTCAGTTTATTGGTGACCATGCTCTGAGCTATCTAGGATGTAATTCTGGCATTACTCGTAAAATATTACAGTTAATGGTCAGAGGCAGCGGTATACGAGATATCGCTGAAGTTGAGCGCATTAGTATCGGTAAAGTCTTACGGACTTTAACTGAATCGGCCTATCAAATTCAGCCTAAACAAAGTCATTATGAATCTCTCGAAGTAGATGAATTCTGGACTTTTGTTGGAAATAAAAATAATAAACAATGGCTTATTTACGCTTACCATCGAGAAACAGGTGAGATTGTTGCTTATGTTTGGGGTAAGAGAGATTTAGCTACAGTCCAAAGGTTGAAGACAAAGCTTAAACAATTAGGTATTCACTACACCCGAATTGCAAGTGATCATTGGGACAGTTTCATCACTGCTTTTAAAAACTGCAAGCAAAGTATTGGTAAGTTTTTTACTGTAGGAATTGAAGGTAATAATTGCAAAATAAGGCATCGAATAAGGCGTGGTTTTAGAAGAAGTTGTAATTTCTCCAAAAAGCTTGAAAACCATTTTAAAGCCTTCGACTTAACCTTCTTTTACATCAATAATGGCTTCATTTAA
- a CDS encoding nucleotidyltransferase, whose protein sequence is MANPQKHYAKFHTNIRLGRYDEESTLREKRDLLISTLKDELKKDPNGPQFVEYFNQGSYALGTGIKPKNGDYDIDVGVLLDCDKEEYGSVEIKKIVRDALTHSNRTVTIKRPCVTVTYLKNGSPDYHVDLPIYAEDDKGNMYLARGKEFSSEDLKTWDISNPTELTDTILGKFEDDSDLRHQFRRCTRYLKQWRNEKGLDFFKSIAITTAVYEHITAEDYENDNKVLLSIVNNVLDQFTTFSIDPENNEYYFRLVINLPAHQGVDLLEKLTRKQMEHLKSKLEDLKSSLEAVNEETDTVEACKILNKTFGRQFPIPEIQEVSEPVVQTYYTQEGKSA, encoded by the coding sequence ATGGCGAATCCACAAAAACACTATGCTAAGTTCCACACAAATATTCGATTAGGTCGTTATGACGAAGAAAGTACATTACGTGAAAAACGTGACCTTTTGATTAGCACCTTAAAAGATGAACTCAAAAAGGATCCAAATGGTCCTCAATTTGTTGAATACTTTAATCAAGGTAGTTATGCCTTGGGCACAGGGATTAAGCCTAAGAATGGAGATTATGATATTGATGTAGGAGTTTTATTAGATTGTGACAAAGAGGAATATGGCTCAGTAGAAATTAAAAAAATTGTTAGAGATGCTTTAACTCATTCAAATAGAACTGTAACGATCAAACGACCTTGCGTAACTGTCACTTATCTCAAAAATGGTAGTCCCGATTATCATGTAGATCTGCCCATCTACGCTGAAGACGACAAAGGCAATATGTATCTAGCTCGAGGTAAGGAATTCTCCTCTGAAGACCTTAAGACTTGGGATATTTCAAATCCTACTGAACTTACCGATACAATTTTGGGAAAATTTGAAGATGATTCAGATTTACGTCATCAGTTTAGACGATGTACTCGCTACTTGAAACAATGGCGAAATGAGAAAGGTCTAGATTTTTTTAAGAGTATTGCTATCACTACAGCTGTATATGAGCATATAACAGCTGAAGATTATGAGAATGATAATAAGGTATTACTTTCTATAGTAAATAATGTATTAGATCAATTCACTACCTTTAGCATTGATCCAGAAAATAACGAGTATTACTTCAGACTCGTAATTAATTTACCTGCACATCAAGGTGTAGACTTACTCGAAAAATTGACCCGAAAACAAATGGAGCACTTAAAATCAAAACTTGAAGATTTAAAATCATCTTTAGAAGCTGTAAATGAGGAAACTGATACAGTAGAAGCTTGCAAAATTTTAAATAAAACTTTTGGAAGACAATTCCCTATCCCTGAAATACAAGAAGTGTCCGAACCAGTAGTACAAACTTATTACACTCAAGAAGGAAAATCTGCTTAG
- a CDS encoding ThiF family adenylyltransferase — translation MFFDNPKLDNIEKLLSEHGAQNIHVTSITKDWVNLKFDFLINTQQVCLGLIFQNRANWTIPPIFRILTRPMSALDHVSQSGEICTTDHQGENFEGYRHKELITEFFERAIDILKQSFINFQLNNRVSLYNELEGYLGSTQNINEDVILHCDPTSTFNLYGWLRKSSKGNHQILEHIDDGDSSYINHNQLTKVKIHKILLEDASVFPIPDIGDYFNEDYFLKIVNTLSNENKRSLLKQGNHYALVGIPNEHGFAYVIFYYAIWYSFKEKVSFKGFKVSLTQRAWIDYLLNRTGQEKKTRHIAIIGCGALGSKIAEILAQTGVNKFSFIDPELLKTDNIYRHSLGLQYVNTYKSTSLANKFLIERPGLTIFPFVSHGESWIKSKITEDIDTIIIAIGHTPTEISLVKTIYEISANIQVIIGWLEPYDLGGHFISFNNKHVGCLNCLYFDEKSNKSLTPMYKYVQSGQLIAKNITGCAGAFTPFSSLNCMKLASYISEYVLNQQLGFVSISGDNQNANKNGIITTPFYNSVNNSNGINILNLKEIYKEVCPCCNT, via the coding sequence ATGTTTTTTGATAACCCAAAGTTAGACAATATTGAAAAGCTATTAAGTGAACATGGAGCTCAAAATATCCATGTCACTTCTATTACTAAGGATTGGGTTAATCTAAAATTTGATTTTCTCATTAATACACAACAGGTTTGCCTTGGTCTAATTTTTCAAAATAGAGCTAATTGGACGATACCTCCCATTTTTAGAATATTGACACGACCAATGTCTGCCTTAGATCATGTGAGTCAAAGTGGGGAAATTTGTACTACGGATCATCAAGGTGAAAACTTTGAAGGCTATAGACATAAAGAACTTATTACTGAATTCTTTGAAAGGGCTATAGATATACTCAAGCAATCTTTTATTAATTTTCAATTAAACAACCGAGTAAGCTTGTATAACGAACTAGAAGGATATTTAGGCAGCACTCAAAATATAAATGAGGATGTAATATTACATTGCGACCCTACTTCTACATTTAATTTATATGGTTGGTTAAGAAAATCATCAAAAGGGAATCATCAAATATTAGAGCATATTGATGATGGCGATAGTTCTTACATAAACCACAACCAGCTCACAAAAGTAAAAATTCATAAGATATTATTAGAAGATGCTTCTGTTTTCCCCATACCAGATATAGGAGATTATTTTAATGAGGACTATTTTCTAAAAATTGTTAATACCCTCTCTAATGAGAACAAACGATCTTTGTTAAAACAAGGCAATCATTATGCCCTAGTGGGAATTCCAAATGAACATGGATTTGCTTATGTGATTTTTTATTATGCCATTTGGTATTCTTTCAAAGAAAAAGTATCCTTCAAAGGCTTTAAAGTCTCTTTAACACAAAGAGCGTGGATAGATTATTTATTAAATAGAACGGGGCAAGAGAAAAAAACAAGACATATAGCGATTATCGGATGTGGGGCTTTAGGCTCAAAGATTGCAGAGATATTAGCTCAAACAGGCGTAAATAAATTTTCTTTCATAGATCCAGAGCTTTTAAAAACAGATAATATTTATCGTCATTCTTTAGGTTTGCAGTATGTTAATACCTATAAATCTACTTCTTTAGCTAATAAGTTTTTAATAGAAAGGCCCGGATTAACTATTTTTCCATTCGTAAGCCATGGTGAAAGCTGGATAAAATCAAAAATTACTGAAGATATTGATACTATCATCATAGCAATTGGCCATACTCCTACTGAGATTTCTCTCGTAAAAACTATTTATGAAATAAGTGCAAACATTCAAGTAATAATAGGCTGGTTAGAACCTTATGATTTAGGTGGACATTTTATTTCTTTCAATAATAAACATGTAGGATGTTTAAACTGCTTATATTTTGATGAAAAATCAAATAAAAGTCTTACCCCTATGTATAAATATGTACAATCTGGACAGCTAATTGCTAAAAATATTACAGGGTGTGCTGGTGCATTTACCCCCTTCTCTTCTTTAAATTGCATGAAGCTAGCAAGCTATATTTCTGAATATGTCCTGAATCAACAATTAGGATTTGTTTCTATTTCTGGCGACAATCAGAATGCAAATAAAAATGGAATAATTACTACCCCTTTTTATAATTCAGTAAATAATTCAAATGGAATTAATATATTGAATTTAAAAGAAATTTATAAAGAAGTATGCCCATGTTGCAATACATAA
- a CDS encoding AAA domain-containing protein, whose amino-acid sequence MQKQDILNKESFNMKVTYPETGIYEHELKAIDKIKKVFDRGEKTKNWRAYAGFEFMHKNGKKAVAKGSSEKFEYDLLIITHANILVIEFKDWNGKEITKVAGKWYVGNKEQDSCPVAKNVKKMQIIVNKLKDKVSEKKAKGITFHYQSVSHFVVMCGKADYSRLPPEDLEHILSIDEFIQLAQQKNFNNMFRKHLERDGRIYDIKKEYHAIIDEIFAPDQIQPRSLIINNHERGDLILPHPKKIYSEYKAHSLTIVGEKSLMRCWDFNEFKLSNSRMSQPQHRFNLICNERRVFQKIKTEKPDLYQSCLHPITNPSLDDMTSKYNELYELPENSYRVNEFIGAYAEKMSESEKLDLFQILLGKFNHLHQMGITHGDVGDHSVWISYKKEILLSNFSAANDQTQPSKIDPELANELPFLNTTAHLPNLALTAAQKDVYWLGQLILHIWKNARLSPRSLKKFSLEERDQNHWLERILTRALTGKYDNACAVFQDFLAQKPAEQVSYELDADVLNPYLNQTNTYISYPIFGAPIDANQNFTLYASGNMLVKTWMGKVASAMTTYQKSCFKRFFEELKMTQALNLPYLPKIIDFGLSTSTACVYLVTEMVKGEAWSTVIEGLTEDEKNELSLQLLHSLKKFHEHGFQHGNLDDEKILVDKTNLKVSFNDCFHPEVPQPDSSNAYFPSDIEDPTVIQCDNFTALKLIADLYDIDLAVDDVASMDPTLSWLNTALSIEGMEDPSVRYIDNSRFIEAFECKGAIVKEAPQISIYTSKVETPFTIYPENGKVYIQLEAASEGDFRFTLSGINGMLKGFYKPHENQLSFLDFVKKQDLWWKASRDADLTIDVSIEVHPISGMSKRDNIVELNDFLAKDQNFKDAIEQFKQAQLKRTQEKEETLRALREQKALQEEIGDVIATDELMAQPMSHLPTHSHLIDIETKELWKKVMATERHAHPTITLSEPLKIVSSKHFKDSKSAIAYYDSAEDVSAKFSKTDKVDVMCTKETGAGGDYTFCIGTVNIAQSKVGELWIDFCKKTNEVPEEATLFLQSKADKSSNRKRADALTNILSNKAVIENLVDYFEPSLVIEAKDYEIEVPDEDLDHYNKYKNGELVKALNPLQRKAFRNVLKYGPVSLLKGPPGTGKTEFISILAHYLYDKQNVSNILIVSQSHEAVNTSVERIRQLCTEYDTPLSIARISNKESAVSPELKDVYTGSIITSQIELFKSNIKERVLELAKDLSLEAEYLSDLYEIRVTILNSLKSAYQSIDQDDLDQKFSFSLEEYTQAFKSAMHKLKSMFDGNQDFWDQLEDCINDKEITVLNQLNKIDMITFAALNQYYGVSNEEGLKAKALINIALDYEPLIESQNANYESFLVKTRQLVCGTCVGVGQQSIGIANHVFDWVIIDEAARSIASELAIAMQSGARILLVGDQDQLPPLYSSDHKKALAKQLKISDDDLEDKLQSDFGRIFNSHYGLKASSELLSQYRMSPSIGELVSDCFYEGKLETEVVDSRGLSDEELKEIKLKRIVPDNYASDIAIELNSTVTWVDTGNAEHFKMEKGSSIYNPHEINEIIDFLQRIDQDKLLLNKLVPEPDSLKEPAIGVICTYAEQKNRLRKAFSLCEVSDALRSIVRIDTVDSYQGKQNKIIILSVTRNDPTKFPAFLKSPNRVNVALSRAMDRLVIFGASEMWQGVNSNLPLGRVLNYIKCRENQTLEYRYISKRAIVKIVQNNPHINKNRSKKYRKAGV is encoded by the coding sequence ATTACTCATGCAAACATTTTGGTCATTGAATTCAAGGACTGGAACGGTAAGGAAATTACAAAAGTTGCAGGAAAATGGTACGTAGGTAATAAAGAGCAAGATTCATGCCCTGTAGCTAAAAATGTAAAAAAAATGCAAATTATAGTTAATAAACTAAAGGATAAAGTTTCAGAAAAGAAAGCTAAGGGCATTACATTTCATTACCAAAGTGTTTCTCACTTTGTTGTCATGTGTGGTAAAGCAGATTATTCGCGCCTGCCTCCAGAAGATTTAGAGCACATTCTTTCGATAGATGAGTTTATACAATTAGCTCAACAGAAGAATTTTAATAATATGTTCCGCAAGCATCTGGAACGTGATGGTCGCATATATGATATTAAAAAAGAATATCACGCCATTATTGATGAAATTTTTGCGCCTGACCAAATTCAACCACGCTCTTTGATTATTAATAATCATGAACGAGGTGACTTGATCTTACCGCATCCTAAAAAGATTTATAGCGAGTATAAAGCGCATTCATTGACCATCGTTGGTGAAAAATCTTTAATGCGTTGTTGGGATTTTAATGAATTCAAGTTGAGTAACTCAAGAATGAGTCAGCCTCAACATCGATTCAACTTGATCTGCAATGAGCGCCGGGTTTTCCAAAAAATTAAAACAGAAAAGCCTGATCTTTATCAAAGTTGTTTGCACCCGATTACAAACCCAAGTCTTGATGACATGACATCAAAATATAATGAGTTGTATGAGTTGCCTGAGAACAGCTATCGAGTCAACGAATTCATCGGCGCTTATGCTGAGAAAATGTCTGAATCTGAGAAATTGGATTTATTCCAGATTTTGCTTGGTAAATTTAATCACCTACATCAAATGGGAATTACTCATGGTGATGTGGGTGATCATAGTGTGTGGATCTCTTATAAAAAGGAGATATTGCTATCCAATTTTTCGGCAGCAAATGATCAAACACAGCCCTCGAAAATTGACCCTGAACTGGCTAACGAACTCCCATTTTTGAATACAACAGCTCATCTTCCGAATCTTGCGCTGACAGCTGCACAAAAGGATGTGTATTGGTTAGGGCAGTTAATCCTTCATATTTGGAAGAATGCTCGACTGAGCCCACGTTCATTGAAAAAATTTAGTCTTGAGGAGCGAGATCAGAACCACTGGTTAGAGCGTATTTTAACACGAGCTTTGACAGGGAAATATGATAATGCATGTGCAGTATTCCAAGATTTCTTAGCTCAAAAACCTGCTGAACAAGTTAGTTATGAACTTGATGCAGATGTACTGAATCCATATTTAAATCAGACAAATACCTATATCAGTTACCCGATATTTGGCGCGCCTATTGATGCTAACCAAAATTTTACACTCTATGCATCAGGCAACATGTTAGTCAAAACATGGATGGGTAAAGTTGCATCTGCAATGACAACTTATCAAAAGAGTTGTTTTAAGCGATTCTTTGAAGAACTTAAAATGACGCAGGCTCTCAATTTGCCATACCTTCCTAAGATTATTGATTTTGGTTTATCAACTAGCACAGCATGTGTGTATCTAGTAACTGAAATGGTAAAGGGTGAAGCTTGGTCAACGGTTATTGAGGGCTTAACTGAGGATGAAAAAAATGAACTTTCACTTCAGTTATTGCATTCTCTGAAAAAATTTCATGAGCATGGCTTTCAACATGGAAACTTGGATGATGAAAAGATTCTAGTAGATAAAACAAACTTGAAAGTTAGTTTTAATGATTGCTTCCATCCTGAAGTACCACAACCTGATTCTTCTAATGCTTATTTCCCATCTGATATTGAAGATCCAACAGTCATTCAGTGTGACAACTTTACTGCATTGAAATTAATCGCAGATCTATACGATATAGACTTGGCTGTGGATGATGTGGCTTCAATGGATCCTACTTTATCCTGGCTAAATACAGCCTTGAGCATAGAAGGAATGGAAGATCCAAGTGTACGCTATATTGATAATTCTCGCTTTATAGAGGCATTTGAATGTAAGGGTGCTATTGTAAAAGAAGCTCCTCAGATTAGTATTTATACAAGTAAGGTTGAGACGCCCTTTACGATTTATCCCGAAAACGGCAAAGTTTATATCCAACTTGAGGCAGCAAGTGAGGGGGATTTTCGATTTACACTTAGCGGAATCAATGGCATGTTAAAAGGGTTTTATAAGCCCCATGAAAATCAATTAAGTTTCCTTGATTTTGTCAAAAAACAAGACCTGTGGTGGAAGGCTAGTAGGGATGCAGATCTGACTATTGATGTTAGCATTGAAGTCCACCCGATATCTGGGATGAGTAAGCGTGACAACATTGTAGAGTTAAATGACTTCTTAGCAAAAGATCAAAACTTTAAGGATGCTATTGAACAGTTTAAGCAAGCACAGCTCAAAAGGACTCAAGAGAAAGAGGAAACATTACGGGCTCTGCGTGAACAAAAAGCATTACAAGAAGAGATAGGCGATGTTATAGCTACTGATGAGCTTATGGCACAGCCAATGAGTCATCTGCCTACACATAGCCACTTAATTGATATTGAAACGAAAGAGTTGTGGAAAAAAGTCATGGCGACTGAGCGTCATGCACATCCTACAATCACTCTGTCTGAGCCGTTAAAGATAGTTTCGAGCAAACATTTTAAAGATTCAAAGAGTGCTATTGCATACTATGACTCTGCAGAAGATGTTTCAGCTAAATTTTCAAAGACCGATAAAGTCGATGTAATGTGCACTAAAGAAACTGGGGCGGGAGGTGATTACACTTTCTGCATAGGTACGGTGAATATTGCGCAATCAAAAGTCGGAGAATTGTGGATCGATTTTTGTAAAAAAACAAATGAAGTTCCTGAAGAAGCAACACTGTTTCTACAAAGCAAGGCAGATAAGTCATCTAATCGGAAACGTGCAGATGCTCTGACAAATATTCTGAGTAATAAGGCTGTCATTGAAAATCTCGTAGATTACTTTGAACCATCATTAGTGATTGAAGCAAAAGATTATGAGATTGAAGTGCCTGATGAAGATCTAGATCACTATAACAAATACAAAAATGGGGAATTGGTTAAAGCCCTCAATCCATTACAACGTAAAGCGTTCCGTAATGTGCTTAAGTATGGACCTGTATCACTATTAAAGGGACCACCAGGAACCGGCAAAACTGAATTTATCTCTATACTGGCTCACTATCTCTATGATAAACAAAATGTATCTAACATCTTAATTGTTAGTCAGTCGCACGAAGCTGTAAATACAAGTGTTGAGCGTATACGTCAGCTATGCACAGAGTATGACACACCATTAAGTATTGCTCGAATAAGCAATAAAGAGAGTGCTGTGTCTCCTGAATTAAAAGATGTCTATACAGGCTCAATTATTACGAGCCAGATAGAGCTGTTTAAGTCTAATATTAAAGAAAGAGTGCTTGAGCTTGCAAAAGATTTATCACTTGAAGCTGAATACTTGAGCGATCTTTATGAAATCAGAGTCACTATTTTAAATAGTCTTAAATCTGCGTATCAGTCAATCGACCAAGATGATCTTGATCAAAAGTTTAGCTTCTCATTAGAAGAGTATACCCAGGCTTTCAAATCAGCAATGCATAAGCTGAAGAGCATGTTTGACGGAAATCAAGACTTTTGGGATCAACTGGAAGACTGTATCAATGATAAAGAGATAACAGTATTAAACCAGTTAAATAAGATCGACATGATTACGTTCGCAGCACTTAATCAATACTACGGGGTATCTAATGAGGAAGGACTTAAAGCGAAAGCCTTGATCAATATTGCCCTAGATTATGAACCATTAATTGAAAGCCAAAATGCTAATTATGAAAGTTTCCTGGTCAAAACAAGGCAATTAGTCTGTGGCACATGCGTTGGTGTTGGCCAACAAAGTATTGGAATCGCCAATCACGTATTTGATTGGGTGATTATTGATGAAGCAGCACGTTCAATCGCTTCAGAATTGGCAATTGCAATGCAGTCAGGTGCACGTATTTTATTAGTTGGGGATCAAGACCAACTTCCTCCACTATATTCGAGCGATCATAAAAAGGCTTTAGCTAAGCAACTTAAGATATCAGATGATGATTTGGAAGATAAATTACAAAGCGACTTTGGCCGTATCTTTAATTCACATTATGGACTAAAGGCTAGTTCAGAACTCTTGTCACAGTACCGAATGAGTCCGAGCATCGGCGAATTAGTTTCAGACTGTTTTTATGAAGGAAAACTTGAAACTGAAGTTGTCGATTCTCGTGGTTTAAGTGATGAAGAGCTGAAAGAAATTAAGTTAAAGCGGATTGTGCCTGATAACTATGCATCCGACATCGCAATAGAATTGAATTCAACAGTTACTTGGGTGGATACTGGGAATGCTGAGCATTTCAAAATGGAGAAAGGTAGTAGTATTTATAACCCACATGAAATTAATGAAATTATCGATTTTCTTCAGCGGATTGACCAAGACAAACTCTTGTTAAATAAATTAGTGCCAGAGCCTGATTCCCTTAAAGAGCCTGCTATTGGTGTAATTTGTACCTATGCTGAGCAAAAAAACCGGTTAAGAAAAGCCTTCTCTTTGTGTGAAGTGTCAGATGCATTGAGATCAATTGTGCGTATTGATACGGTGGATAGTTATCAAGGTAAACAGAATAAGATCATCATTCTCTCAGTTACGCGAAATGATCCAACTAAGTTTCCTGCATTTTTGAAGTCACCAAATCGTGTGAACGTGGCTTTATCTCGCGCAATGGATCGTCTTGTAATCTTTGGTGCGTCAGAAATGTGGCAAGGAGTCAACAGTAACTTACCTTTAGGACGCGTATTAAATTACATCAAGTGCCGTGAGAATCAGACTTTAGAATATCGATATATTTCAAAACGCGCCATTGTCAAAATAGTACAAAACAATCCGCACATTAATAAAAATAGATCAAAAAAATATAGAAAGGCAGGGGTATAA
- a CDS encoding SAVED domain-containing protein — MQLDPSLSLQTSLSAIDDLSNANKYIEEILKHICIDSLGVLVDEERKNIIFVLLKNKSPESFFRIILNYDDTLTFVRRLLAKKISIYARFLQGHIIDAHTLHDFEKLKETWNLTSSQESEVKDVDFVPRKIPKQKPNPVNQLEYFIKRIFDFEHLTGRGNDLSEKDKNQIYLSSHGRCMFKGCGAKLNIDEITGFEGTYGVLAHNVAASENSTRGIPFFSYQLSDDPTNILLLCEKHHRLIDKVAGAEYTASRLSQMRSNFTAQCEDLLDSLSFTPMPVYLFFWPVNRNIPQSPSRRDIASCLLPLKSILHKDKTLIHEPLPAHLRASADEFYKKYFLEEFEVQTEQLLRETKFDDKRVAIFGFGPMPCLIALGSKLGNKGKFIPMLMYRDGSCWMWPDLICTTKAYEINNFSEIEDCTEITIRLNLTADPETSKNKAVELGHPVINITAKPEYMGNGAIRNPERGLSFMQDIHALFHSLTDKGITKIHVLPCASNAACIWFGQAFDLHHPEMVIYDYLNNSMVPRLQIRNNGSKNEIAVI; from the coding sequence ATGCAACTAGACCCATCCCTAAGTTTACAGACTTCTTTATCAGCAATAGATGATTTATCAAATGCAAATAAATATATAGAAGAAATTTTAAAGCATATTTGTATAGATTCATTAGGTGTATTAGTTGATGAAGAACGTAAAAATATAATTTTTGTCTTATTGAAAAATAAAAGCCCTGAAAGTTTTTTCCGTATAATTCTCAATTATGATGATACTTTAACTTTTGTCCGAAGATTGCTTGCCAAAAAAATTTCCATTTATGCACGCTTTCTTCAAGGTCACATAATTGATGCCCACACTCTACATGATTTTGAAAAGTTAAAAGAAACATGGAATTTAACCTCCTCTCAAGAGAGCGAAGTTAAAGATGTAGATTTTGTTCCTAGAAAGATTCCTAAACAAAAACCAAACCCTGTAAACCAATTAGAATATTTCATAAAAAGAATTTTTGATTTTGAGCATCTTACAGGTAGGGGTAACGATTTATCTGAAAAAGATAAAAACCAGATTTATCTCTCAAGTCATGGCCGATGTATGTTTAAAGGATGTGGTGCAAAATTAAACATAGATGAAATAACTGGATTTGAAGGTACATATGGCGTTTTAGCTCATAATGTTGCAGCATCAGAAAATTCTACTCGCGGTATCCCCTTCTTCTCATATCAACTATCAGATGATCCAACGAATATTTTATTATTATGTGAAAAACATCATAGGTTAATTGATAAAGTTGCTGGCGCAGAATATACAGCTTCAAGACTCTCGCAAATGAGAAGTAATTTCACAGCACAATGCGAAGATTTATTAGATTCTTTAAGCTTTACTCCTATGCCAGTGTATTTATTTTTCTGGCCCGTGAATCGCAATATTCCTCAGTCTCCTTCACGACGTGATATTGCAAGCTGCCTTCTCCCATTAAAATCTATTTTGCATAAAGATAAGACACTAATTCATGAACCATTACCAGCTCATTTAAGAGCTTCAGCTGATGAGTTCTATAAAAAGTATTTTTTAGAAGAATTTGAAGTTCAAACAGAACAATTACTTAGGGAAACTAAATTTGATGATAAGAGAGTAGCTATTTTTGGCTTCGGCCCTATGCCATGCCTAATAGCATTAGGAAGTAAATTAGGAAATAAAGGGAAATTTATACCTATGCTTATGTATAGGGATGGAAGTTGTTGGATGTGGCCTGATCTTATATGTACAACCAAAGCGTATGAAATTAATAATTTCAGTGAAATAGAAGATTGTACTGAAATTACTATTAGATTGAATCTCACTGCTGATCCAGAAACCTCTAAAAATAAGGCTGTTGAATTAGGACATCCGGTAATTAATATTACTGCTAAACCAGAATATATGGGGAATGGAGCAATAAGAAATCCTGAACGAGGACTAAGTTTCATGCAAGATATTCATGCGTTATTTCATAGTCTAACAGATAAAGGAATTACCAAAATTCATGTCTTACCATGTGCATCCAATGCTGCTTGTATATGGTTTGGACAAGCATTTGATCTGCATCATCCTGAAATGGTTATTTATGATTACTTAAATAATTCAATGGTTCCAAGACTTCAAATTCGAAATAATGGAAGCAAGAATGAAATCGCTGTAATTTAA
- a CDS encoding Mov34/MPN/PAD-1 family protein, which produces MLQYITQGRIKCDTPTGQVFIIQANVLKSLKQFIQLESDSPESGGILIGRTDIETKAKIIESFTSPMEGDCQTRMSFFRSKSHQYALIQAWNESKKFYNFQGLWHTHPEDVPTPSPTDLRDIDTVLNGITNLNDPVLYLIIGRVKTGIWIGRKNFKIKLLGYIELN; this is translated from the coding sequence ATGTTGCAATACATAACTCAAGGGAGGATTAAATGTGACACACCTACAGGCCAAGTCTTTATTATTCAAGCAAATGTTTTAAAGAGTTTAAAGCAATTTATACAATTAGAATCAGATTCTCCAGAATCGGGTGGCATTCTAATTGGAAGAACAGACATAGAAACTAAAGCTAAAATCATTGAAAGCTTTACCTCTCCTATGGAAGGAGACTGTCAAACACGTATGTCTTTCTTTAGGTCAAAGTCCCACCAATATGCTTTAATACAAGCTTGGAACGAATCTAAAAAATTCTATAATTTTCAAGGCCTATGGCATACACATCCTGAAGATGTACCAACACCCTCTCCAACCGATTTAAGGGATATAGATACTGTTCTAAATGGCATTACCAATCTTAATGACCCAGTTTTATATTTAATAATCGGAAGAGTAAAAACTGGAATCTGGATTGGTAGAAAAAATTTTAAAATCAAACTGTTAGGTTATATTGAGTTAAATTGA